In one Magallana gigas chromosome 7, xbMagGiga1.1, whole genome shotgun sequence genomic region, the following are encoded:
- the LOC105329748 gene encoding protein transport protein Sec24A isoform X3 — protein sequence MADQHSQYKSSPNGPPNLNPYSQPVPMVPPGGLQSKNVQGQNMSRPPVPGNFPNNPMSVGYNSSLNGHGTPPPMNKSPMQRMPPPMGSPANRFPSPMVNVSAPPQTFMNGPVNRPLNSNSSQASGMPPHSLSASGNFSGGISSSPVPGVPRSSSANAMNNFNISQTNSHSNSPVPPNFSAQPPGSIAEQRSASQQRIDTPPTEPTSTRTSRTSSPVETQSYEALEGGDFQSTQNQSFPGVGNDGQDQQKQNQPGASNTFNQGNVNRGSPVTPRNPSTAIGGPPSSFTPNPTGQGGPPYPYQSQATTQGSITVQPGMAPMGIPPRMGTPTSYGGQPPRQQRPPQPGYGQQGMGVPGSQMPPAGGQRPMGTPRPPMGRPPNPYNVPSMGGPPSSAGGYTGMPPTSFTAQAPVTSMPGSFPPTSFSGQQVPIGGPPLPGSGGMYNSGPPSGPTGMPPMRPSMPPSSTAPPGMPPMAKPGVPPSSTSYPQPPGMFPVSSGAPPPSSGMTQPPPVGTPTQTQRGGMGATPTRPKYPQMPASSANTWQPGSQFPPQPSQPGAYQPNTQPGGFPQGYPGSNAQPGVGQGGMPPSGIGNFPMSSQQSNLNSSFGSMSLQDRVVNLLNEKNLIPPEGLEVVKPRLNNEFKKVNCQADVFRCTLTAIPQTSSLLNKARLPLGILIHPFKDLSQLPVIQSSVIVRCRSCRTYINPFVYFVDSRRWKCNLCYRVNELPDEFSYDPVSKTYGEPQRRPEIKSSTIEFIAPSDYMLRPPQPAVYLFLLDVSFNAVETGYLSVFCQVLLEEIDKLPGDSRAQIGFIAYDRALHFFNLAEGLSQPQMLTVSDIDDIFLPCPDNLLVNLHESKELILDLLNQIPSLFEENLETGSALGAALQAAHKLVSPVGGRVTIMQTVLPTAGPGSLQSREDPSLRSGKNVTNLGPATDFYKKLALECSAQQVAVDLFMLNGQYTDIASISCISKYSGGCVHHYPMFHAAKNPSLTEKYEADLRRYLTRKIGFEAVMRIRCTKGLSIHTFHGNFFVRSTDLLSLPNVNPDAAFGMQMSIEDSLVDTNTVCFQAALLYTSSKGERRIRVHTLCLPVTNQLSEIYAGADQQAIIGLLAKMAVDRSVSSSLSDAREALINAAMDALASFGNTIPPAQRIGSLPICYTLRMIPTFILALLKSKAFRVGVNTPLDDRVFGMQQCKSLPVGQLLKSVYADLYPVHGIEKYNTEKKGDILVPKLPLLHLSSANIDRTGVYLMDTFDTIYLYVGSGAPQDFVREVLDAPSFTAIPEGMIDLPELENEKSEMMRNFITDLLDNRPGGASFYVIRDDSKRRLQFFEHMVEDRSESSMSLYEFLQHLQKQVKS from the exons ATGGCGGATCAACATTCACAGTACAAGAGCAGTCCAAATGGACCGCCGAATCTAAACCCTTACTCACAACCAGTGCCTATGGTCCCCCCTG GAGGATTGCAGTCAAAAAACGTTCAAGGACAGAACATGAGTAGACCACCAGTTCCAGGAAATTTTCCAAATAATCCAATGTCCGTGGGATATAATTCTTCTTTGAATGGTCATGGTACACCCCCTCCTATGAATAAGTCACCAATGCAGAGAATGCCACCCCCAATGGGGTCACCAGCGAACAGGTTTCCATCACCAATGGTGAATGTTTCAGCCCCACCACAGACATTTATGAATGGTCCAGTGAACAGGCCTTTAAATTCAAACTCATCTCAAGCTTCTGGAATGCCTCCACATTCTCTTTCAGCATCTGGAAATTTTTCTGGCGGAATTTCTTCTTCACCAGTTCCTGGAGTGCCCCGTTCAAGTTCTGCAAATGCAATGAACAATTTTAATATCAGTCAGACTAATTCCCATTCAAATAGTCCAGTTCCCCCAAATTTTTCTGCTCAACCTCCAGGCAGTATAGCTGAGCAAAGATCTGCTTCTCAACAGAGAATAGACACACCCCCAACAG AACCAACCTCCACGAGAACCTCTAGGACGTCCTCCCCTGTAGAGACACAGTCTTATGAGGCTTTGGAAGGAGGAGATTTCCAAAGCACTCAGA ATCAATCTTTCCCAGGAGTTGGTAATGACGGGCAAGATCAACAGAAGCAAAATCAACCTGGAGCTAGTAACACTTTTAACCAGGGAAATGTTAACAGAGGGTCCCCAGTTACCCCCAGGAATCCCTCAACTGCCATAGGAGGTCCACCATCATCATTCACACCAAACCCAACAGGACAGGGCGGTCCCCCTTATCCCTACCAAAGTCAAGCAACAACCCAGGGTTCTATAACTGTACAGCCAGGAATGGCCCCTATGGGAATACCACCAAGAATGGGAACTCCTACATCATATGGGGGTCAACCACCAAGACAGCAGAGACCTCCACAGCCTGGGTATGGTCAACAAGGAATGGGAGTGCCTGGGAGTCAAATGCCACCTGCAGGAGGTCAAAGACCCATGGGTACACCCAGACCTCCCATGGGACGACCACCTAACCCATACAATGTTCCCTCCATGGGAGGTCCTCCTTCATCAGCTGGGGGTTATACAGGTATGCCTCCCACTTCATTCACTGCCCAGGCACCTGTCACTTCGATGCCTGGTTCCTTTCCTCCCACATCATTTAGTGGTCAGCAGGTACCTATTGGTGGTCCCCCATTACCAGGAAGTGGAGGGATGTACAATTCAGGCCCCCCATCAGGACCCACAGGGATGCCTCCTATGAGACCTTCAATGCCGCCATCAAGTACAGCACCACCAGGGATGCCACCCATGGCAAAACCAGGGGTGCCACCAAGCTCTACAAGTTACCCCCAGCCACCAGGTATGTTTCCTGTATCATCAGGAGCACCACCACCATCCTCTGGAATGACCCAGCCACCACCAGTAGGGACCCCTACTCAGACGCAACGAGGAGGAATGGGAGCCACACCCACACGACCAAAATATCCACAAATG CCAGCATCATCTGCTAATACTTGGCAACCAGGGAGCCAATTCCCTCCTCAGCCATCCCAGCCAGGGGCTTACCAGCCAAATACACAGCCTGGAGGTTTCCCTCAGGGTTACCCAGGGTCAAACGCACAGCCAGGGGTGGGGCAGGGGGGAATGCCGCCATCAGGCATTGGAAACTTCCCTATGTCCTCCCAACAAAGCAATCTTAATTCCAGCTTTGGCTCAATGTCGCTACAG GACAGAGTAGTGAATCTATTGAATGAGAAAAACCTCATCCCTCCTGAGGGATTGGAAGTGGTGAAACCAAGACTAAACAATGAGTTCAAAAAGGTCAACTGTCAGGCAGA TGTATTCCGATGCACATTAACTGCTATACCTCAAACCTCAAGTTTATTGAACAAAGCAAGACTGCCTCTAGGAATATTAATTCATCCATTTAAAGATTTGTCG CAACTTCCTGTGATTCAGTCCAGTGTTATTGTCCGCTGTCGGTCCTGTCGCACATACATCAACCCCTTTGTTTACTTTGTGGATTCTCGGAGATGGAAGTGCAACCTCTGTTACAGAGTCAATGAGT TACCAGATGAGTTTTCCTATGACCCAGTTAGTAAAACCTATGGTGAGCCCCAAAGAAGACCTGAGATAAAGTCGTCTACCATAGAGTTCATAGCTCCATCAGATTATATG CTGCGTCCGCCACAGCCTGCTGTGTACCTGTTCCTGCTGGATGTCTCCTTTAATGCGGTAGAGACAG GTTACCTGAGTGTTTTCTGCCAGGTGTTGCTGGAGGAGATAGACAAGTTACCAGGAGATTCCAGGGCTCAGATAGGATTTATTGCATATGACAGGGCATTACATTTCTTTAACCTGGCTGAGGGACTGTCCCAGCCTCAGATGTTGACTGTATCTGATATAGATG acATTTTCCTGCCATGCCCTGATAATCTTCTAGTCAATTTACACGAGAGCAAAGAGCTGATTCTTGATTTACTGAATCAGATACCTTCGTTGTTCGAAGAAAATTTGGAAACCGGAAGTGCTCTGGGTGCCGCCCTTCAGGCTGCACACAAACTTGTG AGTCCTGTTGGGGGTCGGGTTACAATCATGCAGACAGTGCTGCCTACCGCTGGACCGGGATCTCTACAGTCAAGAGAGGACCCTAGTCTGCGGTCAGGAAAG AATGTAACAAATCTGGGTCCAGCAACAGACTTTTACAAGAAACTAGCATTAGAGTGCTCAGCTCAGCAAGTGGCAGTGGATCTGTTTATGCTGAATGGCCAGTATACAGATATAGCCTCTATAT CTTGTATATCCAAGTATTCTGGCGGATGTGTCCATCACTACCCTATGTTCCATGCTGCTAAAAACCCGTCACTGACTGAGAAGTATGAGGCAGATCTGAGGCGGTATCTAACAAGGAAGATCGGGTTTGAAGCAGTGATGAGAATTAGATGTACCAAAG GTTTGAGTATCCACACTTTTCATGGGAACTTTTTCGTGCGATCCACGGATCTTCTCTCCTTACCCAATGTTAATCCAGATGCTGCATTTGGAATGCAGATGTCTATAGAAGATTCTCTAGTAGACACAAATACAGTGTGTTTCCAAGCAGCATTGCTCTACACATCAAGTAAAG GTGAGCGTAGAATAAGGGTCCACACACTGTGTCTCCCTGTTACCAACCAGTTATCAGAAATCTACGCAGGAGCCGATCAGCAAGCTATCATTGGACTTCTGGCCAAAATGG CTGTGGACAGGAGTGTCAGTTCGTCTTTGTCGGATGCTAGGGAGGCCCTGATCAATGCTGCTATGGATGCCTTGGCATCGTTTGGTAACACGATTCCTCCAGCTCAAAGGATAGGAAGTCTACCCATCTGTTACACTCTCAGAATGATACCCACATTTATACTGGCTCTGCTCAAAAGT AAAGCTTTCCGTGTGGGCGTGAACACACCTTTAGATGATCGAGTGTTTGGCATGCAGCAGTGCAAGAGTTTGCCTGTCGGTCAGCTTCTGAAGTCCGTGTACGCAGACCTTTATCCTGTCCATGGCATTGAAAAATAT aataCAGAAAAGAAGGGTGACATTCTTGTTCCCAAGCTACCTTTGCTTCACCTGTCCTCTGCTAACATTGATCGGACAGGTGTATACCTGATGGACACCTTTGACACCATTTACCTGTATGTTGGCAGTGGTGCTCCACAAGACTTTGTCAGGGAAGTTCTGGATGCACCTAGCTTTACTGCCATTCCTGAAGGCATG ATTGATCTGCCAGAGTTAGAGAATGAGAAGTCTGAGATGATGAGGAATTTTATCACCGACTTGTTAGATAACCGACCAGGAGGAGCAAGTTTCTACGTGATCAG AGACGACAGCAAGAGGAGACTACAGTTCTTTGAGCACATGGTGGAGGATCGGTCTGAATCGTCCATGTCTCTGTACGAATTCCTGCAGCACCTACAGAAGCAGGTCAAGAGTTGA
- the LOC105329748 gene encoding protein transport protein Sec24A isoform X2: MADQHSQYKSSPNGPPNLNPYSQPVPMVPPGGLQSKNVQGQNMSRPPVPGNFPNNPMSVGYNSSLNGHGTPPPMNKSPMQRMPPPMGSPANRFPSPMVNVSAPPQTFMNGPVNRPLNSNSSQASGMPPHSLSASGNFSGGISSSPVPGVPRSSSANAMNNFNISQTNSHSNSPVPPNFSAQPPGSIAEQRSASQQRIDTPPTEGGLPVPFHGQGQYSHQVGMSLTPGLTPNNSEPTSTRTSRTSSPVETQSYEALEGGDFQSTQNQSFPGVGNDGQDQQKQNQPGASNTFNQGNVNRGSPVTPRNPSTAIGGPPSSFTPNPTGQGGPPYPYQSQATTQGSITVQPGMAPMGIPPRMGTPTSYGGQPPRQQRPPQPGYGQQGMGVPGSQMPPAGGQRPMGTPRPPMGRPPNPYNVPSMGGPPSSAGGYTGMPPTSFTAQAPVTSMPGSFPPTSFSGQQVPIGGPPLPGSGGMYNSGPPSGPTGMPPMRPSMPPSSTAPPGMPPMAKPGVPPSSTSYPQPPGMFPVSSGAPPPSSGMTQPPPVGTPTQTQRGGMGATPTRPKYPQMPASSANTWQPGSQFPPQPSQPGAYQPNTQPGGFPQGYPGSNAQPGVGQGGMPPSGIGNFPMSSQQSNLNSSFGSMSLQDRVVNLLNEKNLIPPEGLEVVKPRLNNEFKKVNCQADVFRCTLTAIPQTSSLLNKARLPLGILIHPFKDLSQLPVIQSSVIVRCRSCRTYINPFVYFVDSRRWKCNLCYRVNELPDEFSYDPVSKTYGEPQRRPEIKSSTIEFIAPSDYMLRPPQPAVYLFLLDVSFNAVETGYLSVFCQVLLEEIDKLPGDSRAQIGFIAYDRALHFFNLAEGLSQPQMLTVSDIDDIFLPCPDNLLVNLHESKELILDLLNQIPSLFEENLETGSALGAALQAAHKLVSPVGGRVTIMQTVLPTAGPGSLQSREDPSLRSGKNVTNLGPATDFYKKLALECSAQQVAVDLFMLNGQYTDIASISCISKYSGGCVHHYPMFHAAKNPSLTEKYEADLRRYLTRKIGFEAVMRIRCTKGLSIHTFHGNFFVRSTDLLSLPNVNPDAAFGMQMSIEDSLVDTNTVCFQAALLYTSSERRIRVHTLCLPVTNQLSEIYAGADQQAIIGLLAKMAVDRSVSSSLSDAREALINAAMDALASFGNTIPPAQRIGSLPICYTLRMIPTFILALLKSKAFRVGVNTPLDDRVFGMQQCKSLPVGQLLKSVYADLYPVHGIEKYNTEKKGDILVPKLPLLHLSSANIDRTGVYLMDTFDTIYLYVGSGAPQDFVREVLDAPSFTAIPEGMIDLPELENEKSEMMRNFITDLLDNRPGGASFYVIRDDSKRRLQFFEHMVEDRSESSMSLYEFLQHLQKQVKS; the protein is encoded by the exons ATGGCGGATCAACATTCACAGTACAAGAGCAGTCCAAATGGACCGCCGAATCTAAACCCTTACTCACAACCAGTGCCTATGGTCCCCCCTG GAGGATTGCAGTCAAAAAACGTTCAAGGACAGAACATGAGTAGACCACCAGTTCCAGGAAATTTTCCAAATAATCCAATGTCCGTGGGATATAATTCTTCTTTGAATGGTCATGGTACACCCCCTCCTATGAATAAGTCACCAATGCAGAGAATGCCACCCCCAATGGGGTCACCAGCGAACAGGTTTCCATCACCAATGGTGAATGTTTCAGCCCCACCACAGACATTTATGAATGGTCCAGTGAACAGGCCTTTAAATTCAAACTCATCTCAAGCTTCTGGAATGCCTCCACATTCTCTTTCAGCATCTGGAAATTTTTCTGGCGGAATTTCTTCTTCACCAGTTCCTGGAGTGCCCCGTTCAAGTTCTGCAAATGCAATGAACAATTTTAATATCAGTCAGACTAATTCCCATTCAAATAGTCCAGTTCCCCCAAATTTTTCTGCTCAACCTCCAGGCAGTATAGCTGAGCAAAGATCTGCTTCTCAACAGAGAATAGACACACCCCCAACAG AGGGAGGTCTGCCTGTACCTTTTCACGGACAAGGTCAATATTCTCACCAAGTGGGCATGTCTTTAACCCCTGGATTAACACCTAACAATTCAG AACCAACCTCCACGAGAACCTCTAGGACGTCCTCCCCTGTAGAGACACAGTCTTATGAGGCTTTGGAAGGAGGAGATTTCCAAAGCACTCAGA ATCAATCTTTCCCAGGAGTTGGTAATGACGGGCAAGATCAACAGAAGCAAAATCAACCTGGAGCTAGTAACACTTTTAACCAGGGAAATGTTAACAGAGGGTCCCCAGTTACCCCCAGGAATCCCTCAACTGCCATAGGAGGTCCACCATCATCATTCACACCAAACCCAACAGGACAGGGCGGTCCCCCTTATCCCTACCAAAGTCAAGCAACAACCCAGGGTTCTATAACTGTACAGCCAGGAATGGCCCCTATGGGAATACCACCAAGAATGGGAACTCCTACATCATATGGGGGTCAACCACCAAGACAGCAGAGACCTCCACAGCCTGGGTATGGTCAACAAGGAATGGGAGTGCCTGGGAGTCAAATGCCACCTGCAGGAGGTCAAAGACCCATGGGTACACCCAGACCTCCCATGGGACGACCACCTAACCCATACAATGTTCCCTCCATGGGAGGTCCTCCTTCATCAGCTGGGGGTTATACAGGTATGCCTCCCACTTCATTCACTGCCCAGGCACCTGTCACTTCGATGCCTGGTTCCTTTCCTCCCACATCATTTAGTGGTCAGCAGGTACCTATTGGTGGTCCCCCATTACCAGGAAGTGGAGGGATGTACAATTCAGGCCCCCCATCAGGACCCACAGGGATGCCTCCTATGAGACCTTCAATGCCGCCATCAAGTACAGCACCACCAGGGATGCCACCCATGGCAAAACCAGGGGTGCCACCAAGCTCTACAAGTTACCCCCAGCCACCAGGTATGTTTCCTGTATCATCAGGAGCACCACCACCATCCTCTGGAATGACCCAGCCACCACCAGTAGGGACCCCTACTCAGACGCAACGAGGAGGAATGGGAGCCACACCCACACGACCAAAATATCCACAAATG CCAGCATCATCTGCTAATACTTGGCAACCAGGGAGCCAATTCCCTCCTCAGCCATCCCAGCCAGGGGCTTACCAGCCAAATACACAGCCTGGAGGTTTCCCTCAGGGTTACCCAGGGTCAAACGCACAGCCAGGGGTGGGGCAGGGGGGAATGCCGCCATCAGGCATTGGAAACTTCCCTATGTCCTCCCAACAAAGCAATCTTAATTCCAGCTTTGGCTCAATGTCGCTACAG GACAGAGTAGTGAATCTATTGAATGAGAAAAACCTCATCCCTCCTGAGGGATTGGAAGTGGTGAAACCAAGACTAAACAATGAGTTCAAAAAGGTCAACTGTCAGGCAGA TGTATTCCGATGCACATTAACTGCTATACCTCAAACCTCAAGTTTATTGAACAAAGCAAGACTGCCTCTAGGAATATTAATTCATCCATTTAAAGATTTGTCG CAACTTCCTGTGATTCAGTCCAGTGTTATTGTCCGCTGTCGGTCCTGTCGCACATACATCAACCCCTTTGTTTACTTTGTGGATTCTCGGAGATGGAAGTGCAACCTCTGTTACAGAGTCAATGAGT TACCAGATGAGTTTTCCTATGACCCAGTTAGTAAAACCTATGGTGAGCCCCAAAGAAGACCTGAGATAAAGTCGTCTACCATAGAGTTCATAGCTCCATCAGATTATATG CTGCGTCCGCCACAGCCTGCTGTGTACCTGTTCCTGCTGGATGTCTCCTTTAATGCGGTAGAGACAG GTTACCTGAGTGTTTTCTGCCAGGTGTTGCTGGAGGAGATAGACAAGTTACCAGGAGATTCCAGGGCTCAGATAGGATTTATTGCATATGACAGGGCATTACATTTCTTTAACCTGGCTGAGGGACTGTCCCAGCCTCAGATGTTGACTGTATCTGATATAGATG acATTTTCCTGCCATGCCCTGATAATCTTCTAGTCAATTTACACGAGAGCAAAGAGCTGATTCTTGATTTACTGAATCAGATACCTTCGTTGTTCGAAGAAAATTTGGAAACCGGAAGTGCTCTGGGTGCCGCCCTTCAGGCTGCACACAAACTTGTG AGTCCTGTTGGGGGTCGGGTTACAATCATGCAGACAGTGCTGCCTACCGCTGGACCGGGATCTCTACAGTCAAGAGAGGACCCTAGTCTGCGGTCAGGAAAG AATGTAACAAATCTGGGTCCAGCAACAGACTTTTACAAGAAACTAGCATTAGAGTGCTCAGCTCAGCAAGTGGCAGTGGATCTGTTTATGCTGAATGGCCAGTATACAGATATAGCCTCTATAT CTTGTATATCCAAGTATTCTGGCGGATGTGTCCATCACTACCCTATGTTCCATGCTGCTAAAAACCCGTCACTGACTGAGAAGTATGAGGCAGATCTGAGGCGGTATCTAACAAGGAAGATCGGGTTTGAAGCAGTGATGAGAATTAGATGTACCAAAG GTTTGAGTATCCACACTTTTCATGGGAACTTTTTCGTGCGATCCACGGATCTTCTCTCCTTACCCAATGTTAATCCAGATGCTGCATTTGGAATGCAGATGTCTATAGAAGATTCTCTAGTAGACACAAATACAGTGTGTTTCCAAGCAGCATTGCTCTACACATCAA GTGAGCGTAGAATAAGGGTCCACACACTGTGTCTCCCTGTTACCAACCAGTTATCAGAAATCTACGCAGGAGCCGATCAGCAAGCTATCATTGGACTTCTGGCCAAAATGG CTGTGGACAGGAGTGTCAGTTCGTCTTTGTCGGATGCTAGGGAGGCCCTGATCAATGCTGCTATGGATGCCTTGGCATCGTTTGGTAACACGATTCCTCCAGCTCAAAGGATAGGAAGTCTACCCATCTGTTACACTCTCAGAATGATACCCACATTTATACTGGCTCTGCTCAAAAGT AAAGCTTTCCGTGTGGGCGTGAACACACCTTTAGATGATCGAGTGTTTGGCATGCAGCAGTGCAAGAGTTTGCCTGTCGGTCAGCTTCTGAAGTCCGTGTACGCAGACCTTTATCCTGTCCATGGCATTGAAAAATAT aataCAGAAAAGAAGGGTGACATTCTTGTTCCCAAGCTACCTTTGCTTCACCTGTCCTCTGCTAACATTGATCGGACAGGTGTATACCTGATGGACACCTTTGACACCATTTACCTGTATGTTGGCAGTGGTGCTCCACAAGACTTTGTCAGGGAAGTTCTGGATGCACCTAGCTTTACTGCCATTCCTGAAGGCATG ATTGATCTGCCAGAGTTAGAGAATGAGAAGTCTGAGATGATGAGGAATTTTATCACCGACTTGTTAGATAACCGACCAGGAGGAGCAAGTTTCTACGTGATCAG AGACGACAGCAAGAGGAGACTACAGTTCTTTGAGCACATGGTGGAGGATCGGTCTGAATCGTCCATGTCTCTGTACGAATTCCTGCAGCACCTACAGAAGCAGGTCAAGAGTTGA